One region of Primulina tabacum isolate GXHZ01 chromosome 17, ASM2559414v2, whole genome shotgun sequence genomic DNA includes:
- the LOC142531606 gene encoding nuclear pore complex protein GP210, with translation MLPFAPVLLYALFLLLHHANSLSSSGPHVADVNILLPPKMTYPVEYRLQGSDGCFKWSWDHQDILSVFPEYNSSSRCSTSARLKSIAPYGGRKETAVYATDLNSGMVIRCKVYIDAISRIQIFHNSIKLDLDGLATLRVRAFDSEENVFSSLTGLRFSWRLMPEIDGFPHNLIHVPLKESPLSDCGGLCGDLDIQVKLEESGVYSDLFVVKGTGIGHEIVSVHLLEPSFMHLEDKIVLTVAEAMSLDPPSPVFLVIGAVVNYNLKVIRNNSPHLVSLPSPFHQWSVLNSSVAQVEKEMGKVHALDLGMTTVVVDDTRVVGHMQTSSLHVVLPDSLLLFISPLSLHGDLSEGTRPIPSVSRWYVVYGRQYLVEVKVFSPGPGAQEIYITESDDIEIHDSNEFWNILPVSDAIITKPNYRILNANLCGLGRLIATLAYNSGDEMRIEVLKVVQEVMVCDQVKFTIKRESDASDSILLPWVPGVYQDLELEASGGCAMSSSDYKWFSSDVAAVSVSASGIVQANKPGKATIRAVSIFDSLNYDEVVVEVTLPSSMAMLPGFPVETSVGTYLHVSVTLKAPGGSYFYACDAFRSLVKWKTESESFIIVNETVGLVFPNKQEDVELKSLSHGPPCAWTLVYASNHGRSSVHATLTKENQHFDQTSIVPVVLKASSSIAAYLPLIVHQASNGNQFGGYWFDLVQAQSQNQLSNLDHLYLVPGTHMDIMLKGGPERWDQDIEYIETVEGLDEHQLHVKDRVVIYQIPTSNGNAYRIVCESLGTFKLIFRRGNLVGKDHPLPAVAEVQLSLACSFPSTIVIIADEALNAPQILQSAVQANRTPVGIHVSPITVANGRRIRVSSVGISDSGKPFANSSSLDLRWELIGCQGMVLMDDAYSSSTAKSSWERFLILQNSSGLCTIRATVVSFIDSIGHHDFTRMPESSMNNLTDSIQLQLVSTLRVSPEFSLLFFSLDARLNLSISGGSCFLDTMVNDTQIVGVIQQSPAHHCQHLMLAPKSLGSALVTVHDIGLVPPLVASSAVQVADIEWLKITTGEYISIMEGNMQSLHFLAGVGEGWSFDSSQYIYMNIRVHIEDDMVELVEDYDFAFVGDGYVHAPNFTIRGTHLGVTTIYLSTVQHSGLEIVSEPVNVEIYASPRIHPSDIFLVPGASFVLSVRGGPKLGTHAQYASMDGQIAEVHKSSGRLSAISPGNSTVVVTIYSTGDFLLCQAYGSVKVGIPSSAILNVQSEQLAVGRLMRIHSSLSEGNLFSFYGLCKNFNWTVEDKEILNFHVANHAPEVEHDSLRNIPSGSLNKQESSFIQIMYGLSAGKTNVTVSFSCDIRLSNSFSKSVFYSASRLLWVVSDLPLALGSPMTWILPPHYTSSDLLPLFSHGYNKGDPQSDKLAIVYSLLGHYNRKNEEVQDAAIHIKGAKIITKGFDNLVCIQAKDRSTGRTEVASCVKVTEVAQIRIVTDEFPVHALPMGAQLDLPIKYHDALGNPFHEAHNVTLFEAETNNPDVISINSSYQNGGIHILAKSQGIALLQISFINNPQKSDYVLISVGPLLYPQNPVMHRGTSLNFCIKGFGDSNSGQWFSGNASILSVERLSGKAEAIRAGQTHVNFKSSSLHLSTQVTVLETNTVLVEPPKEVLTNVPFPLKGYAFTVKFSDAYTDLHEAVGNNILSLFECAVDPPHIGFSKPWKDLDTDNLYCLFFPYSPEHLARSTPNLGDTGHHTSVSVRASLKGNHHISGSASAVFIGGFTVLEMDQHSLHLNMTPDSNKRIVTIIGNTDIEINWRDRDRLSIRPIGERGDAGEGKHVRYEVKVLGGESFEDQLILSLPATGQSVEINVSFEAEESKAVVKTAVVTSWIGVVAIFFLLILTVTFLIYCLDKPDRSEPIIRSGTTSVAAPVTPDRSSPAVVNDQSPRTPQPFIDYVRRTLDETPYYRQDFRRRINPQNTY, from the exons ATGCTACCATTTGCTCCAGTTCTGCTTTATGCCCTCTTCCTGCTGCTGCATCATGCAAACTCGCTGTCGAGCTCCGGCCCTCACGTTGCCGATGTTAACATACTCTTGCCTCCCAAAATGACTTACCCAGTTGAATACAGACTTCAAGGCAGCGACGGTTGCTTCAAATG GTCATGGGATCACCAAGACATTTTATCTGTGTTTCCGGAGTACAATTCGAGTAGTCGTTGCTCGACGAGTGCCCGATTGAAGTCCATTGCTCCATATGGCGGGAGAAAGGAGACTGCTGTTTACGCAACTGATTTGAACTCTGGAATGGTGATTCGCTGCAAGGTTTACATTGACGCTATCTCGAGGATCCAGATATTTCATAACTCCATCAAGCTTGACCTCGACGGGTTGGCTACTCTTCGTGTTCGGGCCTTTGATAGTGAAG AAAATGTATTTTCCTCATTGACGGGCCTGCGATTCAGTTGGCGACTGATGCCTGAAATTGATGGATTTCCTCATAACCTTATCCATGTTCCTTTGAAGGAATCTCCATTGAGCGATTGCGGTGGCTTGTGTGGTGACTTGGACATCCAGGTGAAGCTTGAAGAAAGTGGTGTATATTCGGATCTGTTTGTAGTGAAAGGCACTGGAATTGGGCATGAGATAGTTTCTGTTCATCTGCTAGAACCATCATTCATGCATTTGGAAGATAAAATTGTTTTGACTGTTGCAGAAGCAATGTCATTGGATCCTCCATCACCTGTTTTTCTTGTTATCGGTGCTGTTGTCAATTACAATTTGAAGGTTATTCGTAATAATAGTCCACATTTGGTAAGTTTACCCTCTCCTTTCCATCAATGGTCAGTTTTGAATTCTTCAGTTGCTCAGGTGGAGAAAGAAATGGGTAAAGTTCATGCATTGGACTTAGGGATGACCACAgttgttgttgatgatactAGGGTTGTTGGGCACATGCAAACATCATCTCTTCATGTCGTCTTGCCCGATTCTTTGTTGTTGTTTATATCCCCTCTATCTCTACACGGAGATCTTTCTGAGGGCACCAGGCCCATTCCCTCTGTATCACGCTGGTATGTTGTTTATGGCAGACAATATCTCGTTGAGGTGAAGGTTTTCTCGCCGGGACCTGGGGCACAAGAAATTTACATAACAGAAAGCGATGATATTGAAATTCACGATAGCAATGAGTTCTGGAATATTCTTCCAGTATCAGATGCTATAATAACCAAACCGAATTATAGAATACTTAATGCAAATTTATGTGGATTGGGAAGGCTAATTGCAACTTTGGCTTACAACAGTGGAGATGAAATGAGAATAGAAGTTCTTAAGGTTGTTCAAGAAGTCATGGTCTGTGATCAAGTTAAATTCACTATTAAACGAGAGAGTGATGCTTCTGACAGTATTCTCCTCCCGTGGGTCCCTGGTGTGTATCAGGATTTGGAGTTGGAAGCAAGTGGAGGTTGCGCAATGTCTTCCAGTGACTATAAATGGTTTTCATCAGATGTGGCTGCTGTGTCTGTGTCGGCTTCTGGAATTGTTCAGGCAAACAAGCCGGGAAAAGCAACTATCCGAGCAGTGTCTATCTTTGATTCATTGAATTATGATGAGGTGGTTGTTGAAGTTACGTTGCCCTCTTCAATGGCTATGCTTCCTGGATTCCCTGTGGAGACTTCTGTTGGAACATATCTTCATGTTTCTGTGACACTAAAGGCACCAGGTGGATCCTACTTCTATGCATGTGATGCTTTCAGGTCTTTGGTGAAATGGAAAACTGAAAGTGAGTCTTTTATAATTGTCAATGAAACTGTTGGTTTAGTTTTTCCGAACAAGCAGGAAGACGTTGAACTCAAATCCTTATCACATGGTCCTCCATGTGCTTGGACCCTTGTTTATGCATCTAATCATGGTCGCTCTTCGGTGCATGCAACATTGACTAAAGAAAATCAACATTTTGACCAGACTAGTATAGTCCCCGTTGTTTTGAAAGCATCTTCTAGTATTGCAGCATATTTACCTCTCATAGTGCATCAGGCGAGCAATGGGAACCAGTTTGGTGGTTACTGGTTTGACTTAGTTCAGGCCCAATCGCAGAATCAGTTAAGTAATTTGGATCATCTATATCTTGTCCCTGGAACACACATGGATATAATGTTAAAAGGGGGACCAGAAAGGTGGGATCAAGATATTGAATATATTGAAACGGTGGAAGGTTTAGATGAACATCAATTGCATGTGAAAGATAGAGTGGTCATTTATCAAATACCAACCAGCAATGGTAATGCATACAGAATAGTATGTGAAAGTTTGGGGACTTTTAAACTCATTTTTAGGCGTGGTAACTTAGTTGGAAAAGATCATCCTTTGCCTGCTGTAGCGGAAGTACAGTTATCACTTGCATGTAGTTTTCCATCTACCATTGTAATAATAGCTGATGAAGCTTTGAATGCACCTCAAATTTTACAATCTGCTGTTCAGGCTAACCGTACACCAGTAGGAATTCATGTATCTCCAATTACAGTTGCAAATGGACGGAGAATACGAGTGTCCTCAGTTGGTATTAGTGATTCTGGAAAACCATTTGCAAATTCATCTTCTCTCGATTTAAGGTGGGAACTTATTGGATGTCAAGGTATGGTACTTATGGATGATGCCTACAGTTCATCAACAGCAAAATCCAGTTGGGAGAGATTTTTAATCTTGCAAAATTCATCTGGACTGTGCACCATTCGCGCTACGGTTGTTTCCTTCATCGATTCTATTGGCCATCATGATTTTACCAGGATGCCTGAAAGTTCAATGAATAATCTGACAGATTCAATCCAGCTGCAACTCGTTTCTACTCTTAGAGTTAGTCCAGAGTTTAGCTTGTTGTTTTTCAGTTTGGATGCCAGGTTGAATCTCTCAATCAGTGGAGGGAGCTGCTTCTTGGATACTATGGTAAATGATACTCAAATTGTGGGTGTTATACAGCAAAGTCCTGCTCATCATTGTCAACATTTAATGTTGGCTCCTAAAAGCTTGGGGTCTGCACTTGTGACTGTTCATGATATTGGTCTTGTTCCTCCACTTGTTGCATCTTCTGCAGTCCAAGTTGCAGATATTGAGTGGCTAAAGATTACAACTGGAGAATATATAAGCATCATGGAAGGAAATATGCAGTCTCTACATTTTTTGGCCGGGGTTGGGGAGGGGTGGAGCTTTGACTCTTCTCAGTACATTTACATGAATATCCGTGTTCATATTGAAGATGATATGGTTGAGCTTGTGGAGGATTATGATTTTGCATTTGTGGGAGATGGGTATGTGCATGCGCCGAATTTCACCATCCGAGGTACTCATCTTGGGGTGACAACTATTTATCTTAGTACTGTCCAACATTCTGGACTTGAAATTGTGAGCGAACCAGTCAATGTGGAAATCTATGCCTCACCAAGAATACATCCCAGTGATATATTCCTAGTACCTGGTGCATCTTTTGTGCTCTCTGTACGAGGTGGTCCTAAACTTGGTACACATGCTCAATATGCGAGTATGGACGGTCAGATTGCAGAGGTTCACAAGTCTTCAGGTCGACTCTCAGCCATTTCTCCTGGGAACAGTACAGTAGTTGTCACAATATACAGTACTGGTGATTTCTTGCTTTGTCAAGCATACGGCTCTGTTAAAGTTGGGATTCCTTCTTCAGCAATTCTGAATGTTCAGAGTGAACAACTTGCTGTTGGCCGCTTGATGCGAATACATTCTTCTCTGTCGGAAGgaaatttattttccttttaCGGGCTTTGTAAAAATTTCAATTGGACTGTGGAAGACAAGGAGATTCTGAATTTTCATGTGGCAAATCATGCACCAGAAGTAGAGCATGACAGTttaagaaatattccttctggtTCCTTGAACAAGCAAGAGAGTAGCTTTATTCAAATTATGTATGGATTATCTGCTGGCAAGACAAATGTTACTGTTTCTTTCTCCTGTGATATCAGATTATCGAATTCATTTTCGAAGTCAGTGTTTTATAGTGCATCTAGATTACTGTGGGTGGTCTCTGATCTTCCACTTGCTCTTGGATCACCAATGACCTGGATCCTTCCTCCTCATTATACATCATCAGATCTATTACCTTTATTTTCTCATGGGTACAACAAAGGGGATCCGCAAAGTGATAAGCTTGCAATTGTGTATTCTCTGTTAGGGCATTACAATAGGAAGAATGAGGAGGTGCAGGATGCTGCAATACATATCAAAGGTGCTAAAATCATAACAAAGGGATTTGACAATCTTGTGTGCATCCAAGCGAAAGACAGGTCAACTGGGAGAACTGAGGTTGCTTCTTGTGTGAAGGTTACCGAGGTTGCTCAAATAAGAATTGTGACAGATGAGTTTCCTGTCCACGCGCTACCCATGGGTGCACAGCTTGATCTTCCAATCAAATATCACGATGCTCTTGGAAATCCATTTCACGAGGCTCATAATGTTACGCTGTTTGAAGCTGAAACCAACAATCCTGATGTTATCTCAATCAACAGCAGCTATCAAAATGGGGGTATCCATATTCTAGCAAAAAGCCAAGGGATAGCCCTTTTACAGATATCCTTCATCAATAATCCTCAGAAATCAGACTATGTTCTGATTTCTGTCGGGCCGCTCTTATATCCTCAGAATCCAGTCATGCACCGAGGAACAAGCCTTAATTTTTGCATTAAGGGCTTCGGGGATTCAAATTCAGGCCAGTGGTTTAGTGGCAATGCGAGTATTTTATCTGTGGAGAGACTATCAGGAAAAGCTGAAGCTATACGAGCAGGTCAAACCCATGTTAACTTCAAGAGTTCAAGTTTGCATCTTAGCACTCAGGTTACTGTGTTGGAGACGAATACTGTGTTGGTTGAGCCTCCAAAAGAGGTACTTACGAACGTGCCATTTCCACTGAAGGGATACGCCTTCACAGTAAAATTTAGTGATGCTTACACGGACCTTCATGAAGCTGTCGGAAACAACATTCTATCCTTGTTTGAGTGTGCAGTCGACCCTCCCCACATTGGGTTTTCTAAGCCATGGAAGGATCTTGACACTGATAATCTGTATTGCTTGTTCTTCCCTTATTCTCCAGAACATTTGGCACGATCAACTCCCAACTTGGGAGATACCGGACATCATACATCAGTTTCTGTCAGAGCTTCACTCAAAGGAAACCATCATATTTCTGGTTCTGCATCCGCTGTTTTTATTGGTGGCTTTACTGTACTTGAAATGGACCAACATTCATTGCATCTTAACATGACACCAGACTCAAACAAGAGGATTGTAACCATTATCGGGAATACTGATATCGAGATCAATTGGCGTGACAGGGATCGCCTTTCCATTAGACCCATCGGGGAGAGGGGAGATGCCGGGGAAGGGAAGCATGTGCGATATGAGGTCAAAGTTCTTGGAGGCGAGAGTTTTGAAGATCAACTCATCCTCTCACTCCCAGCAACGGGCCAAAGTGTTGAAATTAATGTTAGTTTTGAAGCTGAGGAGAGCAAAGCAGTGGTCAAAACAGCAGTTGTCACTTCATGGATTGGTGTAGTGGCTATTTTCTTCTTGTTGATATTAACTGTGACCTTCCTGATATATTGCCTTGACAAACCTGATAGATCAGAACCCATTATTCGTTCTGGCACCACAAGCGTGGCAGCACCTGTCACTCCTGACCGATCTAGCCCTGCCGTTGTAAATGATCAGTCTCCTCGGACACCACAGCCGTTCATAGACTATGTTCGGAGGACATTGGATGAAACTCCATATTACAGGCAAGACTTCAGGAGGAGGATCAATCCTCAAAATACATA